The window GTCGTTGCTCACCACCATCAGCTTAAGCGGCCTGGACACCAATAACCTCCAATACGTTGCGCACGGTCTGGGACCAGCTTCCCGGCCCCTGGGCGTAGGCGCGTCCGCGCCGCCCCATTTGCCCACGCAATTGCTCGTCGCCCAGCAGACGCTCAAGCGCTTCGGCCAACGCCGTCGGATCCTCGGCAGCGGCGGTTAAGCCCAGCCCGTTCTCGGCCACGATCTCGAACCCGGGAAGGTCCGAGACCACCACCGGCCGTCCGCAGGCCAAGTACTCGAACAGCTTGATCGGAGAGTAGCCCGAGGTCAATGGCCGCTTGGGCACCACGCAGACGTCCATCGCCGCGATGTGTTGTTCGACCAAATCGTGGGATACCGCGCCGGTGAATAGACAGCGCTCGTACACGCCGCGCTCGCGGGCCAGCGCCGTGACCTGCTCAAAGCGCGTGCCGCTGCCCACGATCAGCGCGGTAAATCGCACGCCGCGCCCGTTGAGCAGGGCCAGCGCCTCGATCAAGGTATCCAGATCTTGGTAGGGCTCGAAGTTGCCCAAATAGCCCACCGCCAGCTCGTCCGGATCGATCTTCAGCGAACGCTTGGCCTCGGCCGCGTCTCTGGGTTGCAACCTCTGGGGGTCCGCGCCGTTGGGCACCACAAAAACTTTTGGTTCAGGCACGCTCAAATCATTCACCACATGTTGTTTGATTCCCTGGGTCACGGTCACTATCCACTGAGCCAGGGAGTAGGCCGTGCGCTCGAAACGCCGCTGCAGCGCGATCTCCCAGCGCGGCCGCCCGGCCATCTTCAGCTCGGCGGCGATGACCCCGTTCTGTTCCACTGCCGCGGGCACGCGCAGTAGACGCGCGGCGACCAGCGGCAGCAGGCAGAACAGCCCGTGCCGCAGATAGACGCGCCGCGGCCGCTCCTTGGACGCCAGCCGCAGCATGGTAAAAAACGCGGCCAGCTCGAACAGCAGGTGCGCGGCCCAAAACGAGCGTCCACCGGAGGGCAGCAGGCTGCAATCGCACGGCAGCTCGGGCAGTTTGCCCACGGGCCGCGGCATAAACAGCCGCACCTCGTGACCCCGGGCGCAGACCTCGCGCACGAAGTGCTCCACGTGGGACGCCCCGCCCTTGCGCGAGCTCAGATCGACCCGGGCTACGACCCAGATCCTCATTGGTCCACCATCAAACGCACGACCTCCAGCGCCCTTTGCGCGGGCTCGAGCTTTGCGCCGCGCCAGGCCGAGAGCGCGTTGGAGCCTTTGCGCAGACGGTTGAACGCCTCATAAAAATGCAGGCCGTACTGCGCGGATTTGAGCACATCGACGCAGCGCGTTGACTGCCGCGCGTAGCTGCGCACGAAGTACCCGCGCAGGGAGTAGCGGCCGTAGAGCCGCGCGCCGACCGAGGTCAGCAGCGAGTACGAGGCGTTGAGCAGGTCGTGCTCCAGGCTCAGCGCCTTGACCCCGGCGTAGTCGATCAGCACCAGGCCCGCGGGCGCGCGCAGCACGTTGCGCGCGTGCAGATCGTCGTGCACCAACGCCGCGAACATTCGCTTAGGCGTCAGCGCCATCAGCCGTTGCGCCAGTTGGTCCGCCTCAGACTGGTCGAGCAATCCGGCCTCGATGTAGCGCTGCAAATAGTTTGCGCTCTGCTCGCGATAGCCCGCCAGCCCCTGTTCAAGGGGCAGGTCGAGCTCGCGCAGACCGTGGATTTGCGCCATCAGCTCGGCCAACGTGCGTCTGCCCGATAGTCCCAAACGTCCGCTGAGCGGCTGGGCGTCCACGTATTCCATGATCAGACGCGCGCCTTGGCGTTCGATCAATCGCGGCGATCCGACCTTGGCCACGTTAAGCACCGACAGGTAGCGCTCGGCCCGGGCCGCGTCGCGTTCTGAGGCGAACTCGCGGATTTTATATCGGCCGTCCGCACTGATCTCAAAACGCTGCTCGCTCATCGGGCGCTGCGTCCCAGGGCATCGCGGATCAGGCTCAGCGCCCGGCGCGGATCGATCGCGCCCAACGCCTTGAGCAACCAGAAGTAGCCGACCAGCACCGCGGCCTTAATTGCCAGCGGCGCGAGCAGCTGGTCGGGCCGCAGCTGGATCAGGTGTACGCCCAGGCCGATGACCGCGTAGGAGCCCAGCACCAGGGCGACACGGCGCAGGCGGTACGGCATTGGGTTGAGCCGCTGGCTCCACAGATAGACGATCAGCGTCAGCAGCAGATAGCTGGCGCAGGTGGCGGCCGCCGCGCCGACAATGTTCCAACGCGGGATCCAATACAGGTTGAGCAGCACGTTGAGTCCGGCCGACGCGGCCGTGGCCAGGGGAATCATCCCCGTGCGTTTGAGCAGCAGCAGGTTGTTGATCAGCGGGTAGTACATGCCGTGGGCCAAATAGCCGCCGATGACCCAGGGCACCACGCGGTGCGCCTCGTAAAAGCGCTCGGGCGTGAGCAGCATGATCCCCTCGCGCGCGAACAGCACGCCAAAGGCCGCGGCCAGCCCCAGGTAGGCCCAGTAGTCCTCGGCCACGCGCGCCAGGTGCCGCTTGGCATCGGGATTGTTCTTGACCTCGCGCAGGTGGTAGGGCAGGAACGCGCGGTTGAAAGCCAGGTTGATCGCCGACATCAGCATGCCGATGTTGTAGCCCAGCGAGTACAGCCCCACGCGGTCCAGCGACGTCATCCGTTCGAGCAGCACGCGGTCCAGAAACGTCTGCGACCAGTTGGCCACGGCGTGAGCGGTCAGCGGCAGACCGTAGATCAACGAGCGTTTGAGCATCGGCAAATCCAGCGCCGGACGCGCCTTGCGCCAAATCAGCACGCTCATGATTACGAAGAACACCGCCACCGCAATAAAACGCGCCCACAGCGCTGCCCGCGCCGAACGCTCGATTCCAACCAGCGCCAGCACCACCAGCCCGGCGATCAGCAGGTATTCGCCGATCTGCAATATTGCGTAGAGCCCGGCGCGCTCGCTTGCACGCAGCATCGCCATCGGCACCACGTGGCTCAGCTGGCAAAAGGCAATCAGCACGCCCAGGGCCAGAAACGGCCAGAAACCCATGGACGTATCTTTGACCAGCAGCGGGCCCCAGTATTTGCCGGTAGCCAGGGCGGCCACGGTCAGCAGCAGACCGACCGCGATCAGAAATCCGGCGCTGGTCCCCAGAAAGCGCTTGAGACGCGCCGGATCGCCCTCGTAATCGAAATAGAAGCGCAGCACCGACGAGCGAAATCCCAGCTCGGTCAGCGCCAGCATGATCGCGGCCAGCGAGGTGACGTAGGTGACGATCCCGTACTGGCGCTCGCTGAGCAGGTAGGTGTAGATCGGGATCAGCGCCAGGGCCATCAGCTTGGGAGCCAGGTTGCCCAGCGCGTAAAATCCCGAGCCGCGCAACAGGCTTGCGGCCCTGCTCATCCAAGCCGCTCCAGCAGCTGTTCGAGGATCAGCCGCGAGGCGTCGCCCCGGCCGTAGTGGCGCTGCGGATCGCCGCGACTGAACCACGATTGATCGAGGACGCGGTCCGCGATCAACTGCGGATCGTCATCGGCCAGCACGTTGGCGCGATCGTCCACGGTCTCGACCCACTCGGTGTTCCCGCGCACCGTCACGCACGGCACGCCGAGCACGTAGGCCTCCTTCTGCATCCCGCCCGAGTCGGTGACCAACGCCGCGGCCTCTCCCAGCAGCGCCAGGGTTTGCAGATAGCCCAGCGGCTTGACGATCCGCAAGCCGGGCATGCTGCGCAGATCGGGCGCGTCGGGCGCGTCGAGCCGTTGCCTGGTGCGCGGATGGAGCGGCAGCAGCACCGGCATGCGCTGGGCCACGCTGCCCAGGCCCTGGAAGATCCGGCCCAGTCGCAGCGGGTCGTCCACGTTCTTGGCGCGGTGGCAGGTGGCCAGCACGTAGCCGCCAGGCTCGAGCCCCAGCTCGCTGATCAGCCCGCCGTACTGCCGCGCGCGCTCGGAGAAAATGCGGATCGCGTCGTACATCACGTCGCCCACCAGCTTTACGCCGCGGGTGATTCCCTCGCGCTCGAGGTTTTGCACCGCGGCCGCGGTGGGCGCAAACAGCAGTGCCGAAAGCCGGTCGCACAGCACGCGGTTGAGTTCCTCGGGCATCGAATCGTCGAACGAGCGCAGCCCGGCCTCAACGTGGGCCACGGGGATGCGCAGCTTGGCCGCGGCCAATGCTCCGGCCAGTGTCGAATTGGTGTCGCCGTAGACCAGTACCGCGTCGGGTCGCCTGGCGAGCAGCTCGGCCTCCAGGGCGATCAACATCCGGCCGGTCATCTCGCCGTGTCCGCCGCTGTGCACTCCCAGGTTTACGTCGGGCGCGGGAATGCCCAGCTCGTCGAAAAACGTGCGGCTCATCTCGGGGTCGAAGTGCTGACCGGTGTGCACGATCACGTGCTCGATCAGCGGACCGGACTCCTGCTGCGCCAGTTGCAGTCGATGGCACAGCGCGGCAGCCTTGACGAACTGCGGACGGGCCCCGAGTACAGTCAGGACCCGCGGAATCGATTTGTCGTTACTCATCCTTTAATAACAGCAGGCCGTCCTCGATCTGGTAGTTCGCACCGCAGGCCTTGCACTGCAGCGTGAGGCCCTCGGGCAGGCGCACGCCGCAGGCGCAGGTCCAGCCCACGCGGCGCGCGGGATTGCCCATCACCAGCGCAAAATCCGGCACGTCGCGGGTGACCACCGCACCGGCGGCGATAAAAGCGTAGCGG of the Candidatus Alcyoniella australis genome contains:
- a CDS encoding glycosyltransferase family 4 protein; this translates as MRIWVVARVDLSSRKGGASHVEHFVREVCARGHEVRLFMPRPVGKLPELPCDCSLLPSGGRSFWAAHLLFELAAFFTMLRLASKERPRRVYLRHGLFCLLPLVAARLLRVPAAVEQNGVIAAELKMAGRPRWEIALQRRFERTAYSLAQWIVTVTQGIKQHVVNDLSVPEPKVFVVPNGADPQRLQPRDAAEAKRSLKIDPDELAVGYLGNFEPYQDLDTLIEALALLNGRGVRFTALIVGSGTRFEQVTALARERGVYERCLFTGAVSHDLVEQHIAAMDVCVVPKRPLTSGYSPIKLFEYLACGRPVVVSDLPGFEIVAENGLGLTAAAEDPTALAEALERLLGDEQLRGQMGRRGRAYAQGPGSWSQTVRNVLEVIGVQAA
- a CDS encoding phosphotransferase gives rise to the protein MSEQRFEISADGRYKIREFASERDAARAERYLSVLNVAKVGSPRLIERQGARLIMEYVDAQPLSGRLGLSGRRTLAELMAQIHGLRELDLPLEQGLAGYREQSANYLQRYIEAGLLDQSEADQLAQRLMALTPKRMFAALVHDDLHARNVLRAPAGLVLIDYAGVKALSLEHDLLNASYSLLTSVGARLYGRYSLRGYFVRSYARQSTRCVDVLKSAQYGLHFYEAFNRLRKGSNALSAWRGAKLEPAQRALEVVRLMVDQ
- a CDS encoding oligosaccharide flippase family protein; amino-acid sequence: MSRAASLLRGSGFYALGNLAPKLMALALIPIYTYLLSERQYGIVTYVTSLAAIMLALTELGFRSSVLRFYFDYEGDPARLKRFLGTSAGFLIAVGLLLTVAALATGKYWGPLLVKDTSMGFWPFLALGVLIAFCQLSHVVPMAMLRASERAGLYAILQIGEYLLIAGLVVLALVGIERSARAALWARFIAVAVFFVIMSVLIWRKARPALDLPMLKRSLIYGLPLTAHAVANWSQTFLDRVLLERMTSLDRVGLYSLGYNIGMLMSAINLAFNRAFLPYHLREVKNNPDAKRHLARVAEDYWAYLGLAAAFGVLFAREGIMLLTPERFYEAHRVVPWVIGGYLAHGMYYPLINNLLLLKRTGMIPLATAASAGLNVLLNLYWIPRWNIVGAAAATCASYLLLTLIVYLWSQRLNPMPYRLRRVALVLGSYAVIGLGVHLIQLRPDQLLAPLAIKAAVLVGYFWLLKALGAIDPRRALSLIRDALGRSAR
- the wecB gene encoding UDP-N-acetylglucosamine 2-epimerase (non-hydrolyzing) — translated: MSNDKSIPRVLTVLGARPQFVKAAALCHRLQLAQQESGPLIEHVIVHTGQHFDPEMSRTFFDELGIPAPDVNLGVHSGGHGEMTGRMLIALEAELLARRPDAVLVYGDTNSTLAGALAAAKLRIPVAHVEAGLRSFDDSMPEELNRVLCDRLSALLFAPTAAAVQNLEREGITRGVKLVGDVMYDAIRIFSERARQYGGLISELGLEPGGYVLATCHRAKNVDDPLRLGRIFQGLGSVAQRMPVLLPLHPRTRQRLDAPDAPDLRSMPGLRIVKPLGYLQTLALLGEAAALVTDSGGMQKEAYVLGVPCVTVRGNTEWVETVDDRANVLADDDPQLIADRVLDQSWFSRGDPQRHYGRGDASRLILEQLLERLG